The Ischnura elegans chromosome 10, ioIscEleg1.1, whole genome shotgun sequence genome contains the following window.
ATAATTACTTATTAGTTTAAATCTTGCCACCTGTGTTCATGTCTGCTCACAAAATCCCCCATTCATGCAGTAATTAACTCACTGTTTTGAGGGAAAAATGCCTCTTTCTTAGCCACCTGCAATCATCCTGATACTCCTTGAGAAAATAGCATCGTGTAGGCATgacaaaattgcatcgtgtatcATACATGAAGGCTAAACCTTGGATTTTAACCCAGGACCCTCTTGTCTGAAACCCATCAAAAAGCCATAACTCAAGTCTACCCTCACACATCTCTCAAAGGGGGATTCTTATATTTACATGCTTTGCTTTTTGTAATGTAAAAATTGCTATAGTCTTTCAGTaactataaaaatgaatttactttTAGAGCACCTCATCTCTGGAAAGTAATTTGGAAGGACTTGCCAGTGTATTGGAAGCAGATTTGGCTAGCTTCAAGAATAAGATTTTGAGGATATTATCAGATTGTGCAATAAAGATGCCAGAAAAATGCACAATATACACCACCTTGGTTGGTCTCCTGAATGCAAAAAATTACAACTTTGGCGGTGAGGTAAGTGTATTGGAATTCATTATTGTTTTTTCCCCATAGTATTTCTTACCTTATGTAGAGCTCTTcagtttttgcaaattttatggtTCTTTACACTTTTTTCATGAGGTATTAACCTGTAAAACACTAtcttaatcattaaaaaaaatcataataattattatgaatactAAAAATCATGTAAAAACTGCAAACAATATGATGTCAAGGAAATTTGCTTTTACAAAACTCAAGGAATCCAAatgaaatgttattaaaaatcatgcatccTCCTTTAAGTAATGTAAGAAGTAGCTGAGTCCATTATTTTAGTTCATTATGCAGGAGTACTTACTGTTTTGTACATTTATTTAGTTCATGGAGTATATGGTGcggaatttcaaagaaaatttgaagaGCTGTAAGTGGGATGCTGCTCGCTATTCCTTGAGGTTTTTAGCTGACTTGGTCAACTGCCATGTAATCGCTGCTGGCTCTCTTTTGCAACTCTTGGACAACATGGTTGATGCTGCTAAAGAGGATGGTGTTCCTCAGGTTTGTATGagtttatttttggttttatatcTTATAAACAATATAAGTGCCTGCcctggtggcggcggggtaacattttcgcctgccaaacaagaggtcgcgggttcgagtcccgcctgggtaggtttccctggtcaagggcatggttgtttgtgtacgtttacttgttacatttgttgaacactcaggtgtaaaatggccaataagagctgtatacggtggtttgaaaacaaaatttaaaaaaataagtttggaTCTGcagtaattttcattcattcatgcatcatcattctacatttttttaattctacatatCACATTTAGTCTTCAAATACGTAACATAATTGTCTGCAGGAACATATACACCAGTGATGGCCATTGATTCATTTGTTATAAACAATATCCATTATGATGTCTACCCCTTAATTGCAATATATATTACTTTGATCAgtttatgtttcaaatttttttcaagtttcaaagAAATGGGTTAAGACAGAGTCAAAACGTTTGTTATACATATATACAACTTATCGCTGACACTGGTTGTGGTCATTAGCTTAGTATTTCCTATTATTATAGTGTTTTATTAGTTCAATGGCCATGGTGAGAATGCTCATTCTAATGACTCCAGGAGGCTTCCACATGAATGTATgggaaatcaaatgaaaattgtatgGCACTGTGACTAATTTTGCCTATGAGTTGGTTCTTTACCCCACCATAATTAATATGGTTTCCATACTCAATCCATGATGAATTATGTAGTTTTGAAATctattcttattatattttattttcttattatattataatattaaaatatttatttgctgaaTAATCTTAGCTTCACTTTTGGGTATTATATTTCATGTTGCTTGTTTCAGACCTTCAGTATTGTTTACAGTTATAAATCTTCTTTTATTATTTGTCAGCATTCAgtcagttgaaaaaaaatatttgcgtggTCTATAATCATTAATATGATATgcacaatataaatatttatttagttttatactCCTACCAAAGAATTAATGAGTAACCATTAAATTCCTTTTGCAGGTTAGGAAAGACTGGTATGTTTTTGCTGTGCTCGCCACTCTTCCTTGGGTAGGAAGAGAATTGTATGAGAAGAAGGAGCAAGCTTTTGAGCATTTACTCACcaccattgaaatatttgttagAAAAAGGACTAAGCATCATCATGCTGCTCTTCAAGTGTGGTATTCAGGCACTGTTCATCCACAAGAAGAGGTATgcagtcattattttttaattaaatttcttctggaaattatttggaaaaaacgTGTTTTGCATGAGTCTTagaattaaataaagataatGCCAAGTTTCCCATTCTATTAGAAAAAGGAGTGAAGGTAcagaatacagtaaaaccccttatttacacttttctggggacccaagaaaaaaagtgtaaattgtgggaaaatgcaaatcgtgggaaatagagaattttcacttttattcatatactggctttggaaatgttaattttttaattgttcactaagcattattccatagcactgtttccctctgaagcacagtgtttttgctggcagcaaaaattaaaaaataatcctgttttgtctgcactgaaaacatcttttgggctgtaaccttccaaaactctaatatattcagattctttccactgagttgctgtctctatgttaacatctttgctttcaccactcaccatcttatatacaagactgtacctatttttgaatttgtccaaccaaccattatagatgccgtggaatcttcgattcccaatcttgtggggaaatactttttctcaagggcctttgggcctgtttacacgatacattaacacgtacgagttaatttctacttgcatgaatgatttttgtggaccggaacgggacatgtacgaatgtaggcaggggcagatccaggatttttttctgggaggggcactagagggcctgacaggcaaaagatcttgtcttaattgagattaaaaacaagatataacaatgactctacaaaattctctttatttttatatcaaagttattcttattgaattaaatgattgagcctccttgagtaatacacaaaacaaagcgaacataatgatgaccatcaggggcggatccaggatttctttctggggggcacaagcaatgccgtatccaggattttgatctggagtgggggggggcacaatgataccacgttatacaaaatgaacgcaatgataaccggaccgtattaaaaatcttccatatttttaagtgtctgggggggcacgtgcccccccccccccccccccatagatcctcctatgataaccgtattcaaattttgtctctttttttaagcatctgggggggcacgtccccttcccctaaatccgactatgaatgcatgaaccaaatttgaacaggttctattttctgttcgtgcatatacgcacaagttgggtgaatacacggtgcattttcgtgttcataatttagacattaacatgtacaggttaatgtactatgtaaacaggcctttagatgacacctatgctgggacatttgatgatcttgcacctaaaaactactcttttagaattcgttctatttataaatagaatatattcttacctggaattcttcacatatattctcttttttgataaatttccgcactggtttgcatattttactggtttgcatattttactatggaatcgcgatttttcaccacggtattgaatgttgagcctgggaatccgaacggattgccagtcccaacattcgagtcgccagcgtttgaatcgatgcgggttccggtgtgggaatcaactatctctataattttcattttctcgtcaattaaaaatgtccgtttttcacctcgaatttccattttcaagccggatcgATTCTATTTCCCGTACAAGTTGAGGGTAACTCGAGTTGCCGatcggcaacacacgagtatctgacctactcctcggcgatcaagtgcgtagtacaaactgtcatgggacttcataatttttgaaatttacaatagtttgcgatacactgctatttgaatgggataattcaagtttaaataagttttttttaagtatttaattaacccataattgctacgcaactgttgaatgaagtcagcgcaaatgatcccagttgtcggtcaagttatttagttccggcatttatcacgtctggttcccttgcaaactctcgtatcaaattatcgactacatgataactgtcaacattccttcaggagttcttgcattataattaatacatagctcgattgctcaatacacctattttcatatcgtgaatcttttcgccgctgacagaaaacgagatgacgtagttcaactttccgacgttagtggcgttctgtcccgccacattcaaattcttcccgaaaatagttctcattacgtctttctctcttagatttttaaataaaaatgcgcgaaaggaagccaaaagactgttttaagggctgatatgcgcgattaattgttttactacgcaaaaattttttttagtcggcaagtcgtgatgcacatggcgggaaaacgaaaaaaacacggcgtaaatacagggttctatttacattggagagaaaggaaatatgacgggacccagaaaaaaacttgcaatttgcgggaaaacgtaaattccgataacgcaaatacggggttttactgtattttggtGGTTTTGAGAATGGGTTTTATAAGAATTTTGTCTATGGTATTCAGGAGCTTCCATGGCTTTCCATGACTGTCAAATTGTgaagaatgataataattaatataatacataatatgtaataatttctgactgtattgtaatatttgttgtttttaacTGTTAGATACTCTATTAAATAGGAGATTAAAGCTCTCTCCTCTGGAATTGTATCGTAGTGAATAATTTACTGCAACTTTGTACTATATCTTCTTAAGTCGCCTACCAGTATTcattatttatgtattaaaaattatgagtAATGCCATTTTTCATGCAATCTAATTCATTTGCCTGCAATTTCTTTTCAACaagtttttttgtttgttttctcaACAATGGGAACTATTTTGTCGCTACTACCTTTCACAACTACGGGAATCTATACACATCTGCCCACCAGTTTTCTCTGTGTTCTAATGTCATggagttaatgatttttttatcggaGAAGTTTGTGCTTTGCAATTTAAAGTTAATGACAATGCTTAAATATTCTAGCATCCTTAATTATTTTGTACTCAATGCCAGgttgttgaatattttgctgtgaaaaatttaatgcatgttctTTTCTATTTCAAGATTCAAGACTCCCTCTTTCACCTTTATTTATCtatgttatttttctatttaatcagTATTTAGACTGCCTGTGGGCCCAGATCAAGAAGCTCAAACAGGACAATTGGGCAGAGAAGCACATTCCTCGCCCATACCTTGCTTTTGACAGTATTCTCTGTGAAGCTTTACAGCACACCCTTCCAGCAATCATTCCTCCTCCCCATCATGATAGTTACCAGTACCCAATGCCTTGGGTAGTATTTCGTATGTTTGACTACACTGACTGCCCAGAGGTAAGTAGATtcctattgaattttttattgtggAAACCTGTTATCTCAGTTGAGGCATACTATGCTAATTGCTAATTTCTTCAGATTTTTGTGCATACAGTTATTTTACTACCATTCAGTTGTGTGCAATAACTGTCCTTGGGTAAGGACAAGCCTATCTAGTAGATATGTATCCTTTATGTCAGTTatttcagtggcggatacagaaaacactcaaggagggggcgcaaaagacacattgagttgcctttacttttatcctgataaaaaataatcaagtcacaggcagagtaaaataaaattttaattaaagtaattgtaCACATATGTATGGcgatgccatcttatgatataaaaaagtcacaattgtggttctgcaatgtttggcaatatggccagacccgcaagggaggggcgcacaccccccatctgtatccgccactggttattttttgtaaaacaagGACTTTTCAACTGTATCATTATTGCAGTTCTGTCTTACTATCTACCTTATCAATTGTGATTAAAAGTATGATGATTTCATTGGACTTAACACGTTGTGTACCgcggtatttaaattcctaggaacgccgattctgggtggaggtgttgagattggaaatatgcctttggtttaaacatggttaaaaagctaatgtttagaatataactttacccaatcaaacgttatgatgcatcaatttattatgaataacgaacaacaactgaaaacgtactaacaaatacgtattgtacgctttaaaattgtttaggttgacgcgcctaaatgatgagaatcttcgtcatccgtccagaacgttcggggaaaaaatgacgagaattctcaccatccgtatgcaacgtgttaacatAGAAAGGTTTATGTCAGACTCTATGAAAGTGCACTGCTACCTTAACCAGTAGAATAACcatagaaataattataatttccttattttaaaagtttatgcTATTCAACTctgtattctttttatttgtcttttattttacACGTCATCTTTTTCTAAGTTGGTTTTAACTGTCTTTTTGTAATTTATGCAGGGGCCTAGCCTACCAGGGGCTCATTCCATAGAGAGATTCCTTATTGAGGAGCATCTTCATCAAATTCTAGAGATGCACCATTTAGAAAGGAAAGATTGGTGAGGCTAATTAACTGTCatttaagttataaataaactctatgaaaataattaaatcttctaaaatcattttaaaatacttcttctTTTTACAGTGCGGCCAACTTGCTGAATTACCCATACAAATTGAAAATTCCCCTTGATTACATGATTGTTGAAGTAATATTCGCGGAACTTTTCCACATGCCATCTCCAAGATTTTTGGAAATAGCGTATGGGTCTATTTTGATTGAACTATGCAAACTTGAGCCTAGCACCATGCCACAGGTATTGATTTTGATTGACTCAGCTGATGAGTTTGTTCATGGGTATCATAGTCTGAATTTTATGAACTTGGTATTTCTTATCCCTGCTACTTTTTTCCGTTCTAAACTCAGGTTTTAGCCCAGGCCACCGAGCTTCTTTACAGTCGAATTGACACTATGAACACTTCATGTTTTGACAGGTATGGTCCTTAGAAATGTTAGCCGATTGGTGCAATCTTATtatgcttttttatatttcaatatttttcccattGGTATTTCAGATTTGTGAACTGGTTCTCATATCACTTAAGTAATTTCCAATTTCGCTGGAGTTGGGATGATTGGGAAAGTTGTTTGCAGTTAGATCCAGAGCATCCCAGGCCTAAATTCATTCGAGAGGTCTTACTTAAGTCTTTGAGGTAACTATATATGTTATGTCTGTGAAAAGACAGATCAttgttgttaatatttatttactgacaatcggtccattttctaacaattTTTATGTGTGTATTTCCCTTGGATGGATCTTGTTTACATCTATCTTGTCTTTTTTAAATCTGTAGTGTTtactattttgatattttttttactatctgtAACTACATTTTAAATGcaccaaaattataaataattgtaattatttttagacTGTCCTACCATCAACGAATGCGAGATATCATGCCGGAGCCATTCGAGTCTCTCATCCCTGCAAAGCCTGAACCAAAATACAAATATACAGGAGAGAATGCAGGTCAGTATAGcatgtgtattattttttttaactttttttttgctttagtaTGTACATGCCCTAATTTTATGCTTTTGgccaaattttattttggtgaaattgTCTGTAATGGATTATCCAGGACCAAATTTTGCtgcatagggtggtttcctatttttttattgctaaaatcgaaagattattaatcctggagtacgtatttcacgcttttagatttttaaatgacgatatctatttttgcgattaaatgaaaagtgaaaaattttaagtgtatgaaaacgtgacggctaagaatgaataatgggaaaagcccgtgtgacgtcattctggttctggctgccaccgtgagaggccaccttggtgaTAGGCAATGAGTGCTGCTAaaacacaggctgctagcaggtagcagagtgccctgctagcaggtagcacttggcttaaataaggattattaatgctcTACCAagcgaaagaaactttccgaccttaggcaattttaataagtgattattaagagatgtttccctgagctctgtgccacatgcatgcattggtaatctcagatgatgtaaaactcctgaccactcctatagcatctaggtccctgtgatgtcacgtggagtggcatcgcatgggcgccattctggcctttttcaaatgaggttaaaattgactacagtgcaacctcgataaaacgacaccccacggtgcaccaataaacactcgctatagcgaattgtcgctttaccggaggtggtgcaaataatagccaatatacctcatattactcctttatttttattttctcgcttggacgtgtttggtgtttttttggccatggtgtgttccatcaaatgcttccttttcacgcaactcacggacgtgctggtatgctgccgtctgctttctgccgcccgaggaacaaaagaagatcaagcatccgcaaatgctaatgccacaatattttaaccaaaattaactacacccatgtctcgtatagcgcaatttcgattagcgcaatttcgatatagcgcaaattcgttcctcggggaaacattgcaacgcagtgtagcctaatcaaaaattttaaacgctctcgtgataaaacgtgaacttgcgctaagtacacacgtaatttctatcaatttacgcatattaatattctaccgaagatttatctcgtctccttaacggaatgataataaataatttagatcgttaattaagcgtggggctagtggaaatgagtttttttttcagcaatacggtttgagacgtatttttgccgtcgtaggttaccgggcgattgacttccaggtagagggtctacgctaaagccttcaaggtcatcggtattcacgggggagaaatggagcggtggccgagttgcgcatgaatagcatcaacacataaaagggtccgctatagagtctcaaacacaatggcttcgttccctccccgcagtcataggcattctgcgtctcaggaatacagttcagcagaagaaggtgatttagatagagccatacagagtaaaaaccaagagaatatggcaaacaataggaatgcgtgtagaaaaatcaagaatttatcaagaaaaaccataaacctagaagaggacttgagagaggtc
Protein-coding sequences here:
- the LOC124167232 gene encoding nuclear cap-binding protein subunit 1; translated protein: MSRRRAHDNDDGYERAYKKRRRVSENQEIEDRLESLIIRVGEKSTSSLESNLEGLASVLEADLASFKNKILRILSDCAIKMPEKCTIYTTLVGLLNAKNYNFGGEFMEYMVRNFKENLKSCKWDAARYSLRFLADLVNCHVIAAGSLLQLLDNMVDAAKEDGVPQVRKDWYVFAVLATLPWVGRELYEKKEQAFEHLLTTIEIFVRKRTKHHHAALQVWYSGTVHPQEEYLDCLWAQIKKLKQDNWAEKHIPRPYLAFDSILCEALQHTLPAIIPPPHHDSYQYPMPWVVFRMFDYTDCPEGPSLPGAHSIERFLIEEHLHQILEMHHLERKDCAANLLNYPYKLKIPLDYMIVEVIFAELFHMPSPRFLEIAYGSILIELCKLEPSTMPQVLAQATELLYSRIDTMNTSCFDRFVNWFSYHLSNFQFRWSWDDWESCLQLDPEHPRPKFIREVLLKSLRLSYHQRMRDIMPEPFESLIPAKPEPKYKYTGENAGSLPGTNAANQMIASIRQKCTPEEILNMLKDLPNPNREEDGDCRFNPLKIDVFVQTLLYLGSKSFSHSFAAISKFHYIFKVLAESEEAQICILRNMFELWHSHQQMMCVLVDKMLKTQIIECSAVANWIFSKEMCGEFTKNYLWEILHLTIRKMSKHVGRLARELAEARERLRRAVDEESDGESSSSASEDASAEGGGGQPKKKSGKSSGGAATGGQNDDKERPSEEMVERMEERLEAAQADQKNLFLIIFQRFIMILSEHLVRCDTDGRDFNTYWYRWTIGRLQQVFLAHHEQVQKYSSTLETLLFTHDLDPHILEVFHQFVSLRA